The Silene latifolia isolate original U9 population unplaced genomic scaffold, ASM4854445v1 scaffold_187, whole genome shotgun sequence genome contains the following window.
gatttattgaagaaagaagattataaggagaagtgaaatactaagattgcttaaacaactatattttacatactaactaaagattggtgacatcaacgtggaatcgtggatgattaataattttttgagcatttattatatatattttgaaatatcacaaaaactccggagagacggtctctaaatagcgttattgagagacttCTCACATGATGGGGGCGAGGGACCCACTGAATTTATTTTTTCCCTATtatatctcccactaaattagtgggagacgatCTCTCATGAGACCTCTTTGTTGAAATATATGGCTAAAAGGTGGAAAATTAGAGGGATATagcattttttgtataatattgtttaaTAGGTGAAGTATTCGGTAATAATGAtccaattgttgttcaagttgttCTTTGCTTTAAAAATTTGTGTTCCGTAATTTATTACTGTATTAGCTTCTATTTTATGGGGTATGAAATGTTAGTTTTGTCATAACATttctaattgtgtgttttatgttatTTTCAGAATTGTTGAATTTGCGAGGATGCTCTATCTTTGGGGATCTTTGTTTGATAATAtagttttgtttaatttgattatatgaatacttatattattaattcattttagcttgcattgagTTACTTTAGTTTTGATAGGGTTATCTTAGTATATTTAATGTATGAAATTTTAATTTCTGATAAACTGTTGTATAAAAGACTAATTGAATTTATACGGCCCTTAAAACATGAAAATCGTAGTATGTTATTGTATTAAATCACTAAAGTATTACACTAGAAatagataaacccgtgaatttcacgggtcacaaaactagtttatAACTTTAAAAAGGCTagaaaaatacatatatgctcaaaaacaaataatgtTCGAGGTAAtaatctcacaaaaaaaaatatacatatgctcaaaaacaaataaagtctGACGTAGACATCCGATATATGTTCCATTTTCCCTATTGTAACGGAGGCGTTTCATTATTCAATAATTAATTGATAAGGTGACAAGAACGATAACAAAAGAGAAAAAATTCCCGTGGGAAAGATAATGAATGTGGTGCAAACCCATGTCCAATATCGGTGGTGTAAAGATGAAAGAACGTCTTTATAAATGTCCAACAAATATAATGGTGTGAGGCTTTTTGAGGAGGCCAATAGTAAAATCCGTGAGAGCTCGatccaaagcggacaatatcgtataTATGTACTATTATTATGGATCATGGATACCGAAGCAGCAGGAGCACAACAAGATGGTATTAACGCCTCTGTACAAGTGGTATGAGAGCCCAAGGTTAGACTTGGATCTAGACCCTACAACGTACAAATGGTCGAGCTTGGGCAACACAAATAGAACGAACATCACGAGATCTTTATATTCTCGTTTTCTTCAAACTTTATCCATGCCAATAGGACGAAAAATCTTCACAAGGCTATATCTCCTTGCAATTCTACGACCACCGCATTTCAGTACCGCCACACATACTAGATCATGGGGTTTTTGCCTATCTGTCTTTAACAAATTTTCACATGCACAAAACTGTATTAAGTTGCCATAACTGACTTTTGAGACTTTTGCCATAATCTCAAATCTCTTATGCCAACATGATTATCAATATATGTATGCCTTTCAATTCTAATATCAATCAATAAAACTCATTGGAAAAAAAAACATTACCAATACAAAAACTCAGGAGTAGTACTCCACCGTGGACCATACCTTCATATTTTCTTCAAGCAAGACTTTCACCCGGTATAATTAGGGGGGCTAGCAGAGGCGATCGTCCCCCTGACGgctgaaattttcgaaattttagtaaaaattttcgaaaaattttTGAGGCTGacttatgaaattagtcgtttTCGTCCTCTATGGCTCCGCCAATGCTTTCACCGAAACTCCTTAAAAGCCTTCGGTCAGAGTTCATTGCAATCCTTACTTTGCAAATTTCTTTCTTCTCTTCATTGATGAGCAATCTACTTTTAAACGGTATGCAAATCTTTTCGCATCCGCACATGTTGGGCTCCACATCAGACCCGTCCGATAGGGTGTTCAACCGGTTCCTAGAACCGGGGCCCAAAAGACAAAGGGCCTATAATATATACATGTCAATGTACATAAATGATGTTAAGCGTTTATGACGCTGCGGTAAACATCTGGTAGTTTTTCACAGACCACAGGGGGATCAAGTCCCACTGCATGCATTATAGATTTTATGGGTAATGttaaatacttcctccattcaactccactctaccactttgcttttttcacttatgtattgagagaaaatcgagattgaatgtgtatttgtgaatagtgtacaaaatagaaataggtagagtggagttgaatggaggaagtacaacTTAGTGAGTTGTACTTAAGAATTAAATACCTTTTAATTTGAGTATTAATTTAGGAATTAAaaaacaaaattacacattaatgcatatattaagaaTTTATTTCCACGTTTGCTTGTACATTGCTCGTCAATCGTGGATGAGTACGTAGTGGACTTCGGAGTTCTGACCCGTTCAATTTTAGCATGTATTCTAGTATTTGTTGGAGCTACGTGTCTGCACGATCAATCAAAATTGTTTATTTGTGAAGTTAACTTTATCCCAAATTCGAAGTTCGGTCCGAGAGCATTAGATTTGCATCAATAAGCTAGAAGAATTTTGTTTGGGATTAAGTTAGGTGTTGGAAATTCAAGACTCCGCTTGAGACTCGTAAAAATCGAAACGTGGGCGGGAAATTGTGTGAAGTAGTGAGTCAACGGTTGCAGGTTTCATCGTCATccaaaaaataaataaactaaGCTAACTCTACTACCGCTACTACGCCTTTCGTTAAAAAATGTGGAGCATCTTCAACAAATTAAAAAATACTCCGTAGTATCATCAAAATACTCTCTATTTCGTATTAGCAATCAAGTTAAAATCATCTTGGTCTTCTTTGTCATGGTCGGGCAAACGTCGCCTGATGGCCTACAATTTCGCTCCTTCTGAAACAATTCTGCCTGATGATTGAGGTTGTAAACAAGGTACTACAGTACAATCACTTGGGTGATAACATAAAAGTTCATTTTTCAAAGTTCACCAACTAAAGCGATTTGTTATCATATTTCAACTCACAAATCGGAAGGAATATCATCGATCTTATACTTGGAGTACAACAATCCATCACTAATGAAATGCAGTTCCGAGACAATCATTCCACCTGCAATTATCAATGTCACGGTGCAATGAGCAAAGCAATACAACATTTCAGGCGCAGTTTGAGCACATCGTCGCATCTATCTCAAATTGTTCTGCTTCGACGCAGCCGCATACCCTTGACTTCCTCCTTGTATTCGAGTAATGATCGGTGAAAGTAAGTCTCCATCTTTGTAGATTTACATCCTGCAAAACATAACATAAATATCTCATTCACCAGTGCAACCAAGAGAATTATGACACAAATTCGCATCCCTGGAAAAACTTCATCCTTCCACGGGCTTCAATACAAGGTGTCCTTATAACTCAAATGGcaaaccaaaaccaatccaaTTGCTTTTGACGGGTAACCAGTTATTCGATGGTGACCATGATTTATTTTAATAACAATTGAAGTTAAATCAACCAGTTGTTTAACCTATTAATACCTAATTGAAACAAAATATTTCGACACTGAACCGATAAGGCGACAAACATAATAATTTATGTTCCAGCAAAAAACGACAATTAGGCACTTATTGACGACTAGAATGCAAATCAATACGACTGGAGCATAAAAAAAGCAACATATTCTTACTAACCTGGATGACTAATCTGATGCAATTTGTATTTCAGGTACCAAACTCTCTTCTCTTAAAGCAGCTAGTATTGATGTCATTGTTGGACCGGTGGTAGGAACGGTAGTAAAACAAAGGGGAACATTCGGCACAAGTAAGCTAGTGGTGGTGTCTCCGCTCAATGCAGTTACTACTGACATCATTGTATGTCTTTGGTTTGCTTCTTCTTGGATGCATAGTAGAGCGACCCGTATGCATAATGCCACTTGCTCATGCGAATATGTCAGTAACGAAGAATCTACCAAGTCCAAAACTGCACCCTCCGTCCACAACCTCCATGCCCgtgatattttttttatcatttagCACTCTATGAGGCAAAATTTCAAATTTGGTCCGCAAATAACATAAAAAAAACACGGTTTTCACATATTTACGACTTTTATTAAAACAAGGATAACAAAAGTTTAGAGAAATTGATTAGATTCTAACCAAATCGGTTGAAATGAGATAACAATTCAATGCAATTTAGAGCGGTCAAGCTTGAATCCTATTTAAACTTGGTTGGTCAATTTTACCCTCAAAATGAACATACATAATAATGACTGTTTTATTAAAAGGATAATATAAGAcgaattttttttggtaatttaaaacaaaaaaatttgacaatgtaattgaacataaatttATTTAGAAATAATTTCCCGTCTAACTATATTTTTTTTTCCACAACCTCTACAAATAAAAAAAGAAGGCAAATAAAAATGGATCAAAGAAGACTAATTGGAAATTTAGCCTAACTTCCAATACTTTTGAAATGTGTGAGAGGCCCAAGAAAGTTCTATCCCTTGGCCTCCTAAAATTTCTATTTGTACAAATTTTGGCCCAACTTCCAAAAATTCTTTTTTCCTTTGTATTGAATGTGTCGATGGTCAGAATTTTCGGCCATGGTATCTTTGGGCCTGGTTCAAATAAAGAAGATGAACACCCCCAAAACCAGGCTAGGGATAGAAAGTGTATTTAGAGCCGTTATGATTAACCGTATTTTCTAAAGCGATTTCAATACTATAATctctacaaaataaaaaaaattctaaCAAGACTAAGTAAGATTACTCACGCGGGGTATTAGACCTTCCTCGTCCGATTGTTGGTCAGAGAAGCCGTTTCTTTGACCGCTTACGATTTCGAGAATCACAATTCCTAGACTATATACATCGAACTTTGCTGAGATCTTGCCTTGTCTTGCGTACTCGGGAGCCATGTAACCTCTGCAAACAAGTAAAAAACTGTTAAATATTATAAATTAATCAAAACTAAGAAATTTTTCATCAAACCCTTAAAAATGTAAATACTTACGGAGTGCCTACGATCCCGTTTGTGTCAGATTGCGATTGATCATCATTAAATAATCTAGCAAGGCCAAGATCAGAAACTTTAGGGTTCAATTGATGATCAAGAAGGATGTTGCTTGGTTTCAAATCACGGTGAATGATCTTAAATCGTGAATCTTCATGTAGATACAAAACCGCCTTTGAAACCCCTATGATAATTCTGAATCGAGATTCCCATCCTAGACTAGCTCGCCTTGGGCCTGTAAGAAATTGATAATAATGTTTATGCAAATTTCAAGTAATGTCTAACATGACTAAAGCCCTAACATAAGACAACTTGGTTTATGTGTTTACCCAGACTTAACCATAATCTAAGACTAGAGCCCAAACTTCAAATGAATCATGAGATTGAGGAATAAACCCAGGGGTCGTTTGTTTGCTGCTTAgaaataaaatgaattaaaatgagaaACTATAAAAGTATGaggttctaactccatacctttcaaaacatttttaatttatTGAAAAATAAACATAAAGGCATGGAGTACGATTCATGGGAAGGAGTTTAGTATGAGATTTCAATGGGTTGGAATGgggttagaatccattgggtatttaactccattccaaaatacttcaaccaaacattggaatggatTGATCCATTCCCCATACATTTTAATGatgccaaccaaacaccccctcaaTAAAAATGAAGGATAATGTCACTAAGTATAAACACAAATTAGGGCGTGGAGGATCGTAGAGTCGTGTACTGTGCCGCTTGTCCTCTTTGGTGATTTCAACGAAATCCTTAGCCCACATGAAAAGGAGGGGGGAAGGGTGAGGAGTGAGCGGATGATGGATGCTTTTCGCGAGACTATGGATGTGTGTGGCTTTCACGATTTGGGGTTTCGGGGGAATAAGTTTACGTGGCAGATGGGGTTGCACATGAGGACGTTTGTGAGGGAGAAGCTGGATAGGGTTATTGTGACGGAGGAGTGGGGCTTGTTTTTCCCTAGGACGGCAGTGAGTACGTATTCGTTGTATGTGTCAGACGATGCTGCTTTTCTTCTAGATGAAGGGCGTGGTGGACGGGTGGGCCACCGAGGATTCAAGTTCGAACCTTTTTGGGCAGCGGATGAAGGGTATGGTAGTGTGGTGAAAGAGGCGTGGGACAAGGAAGGAATTGGAGGGGTGGCGGAGAAGGTTCAACGAGTGGCGGGAGAGCTTAAAAGTTGGGCTAAAGTCCAATTTGGTGATGCTAAAAGGCGACTTAAGGAGAAGGAGGATGAATTAGGGCGGTGGTAGAGAAGACCCCCGTCGGGGGATATGCTGGCTCATTGTCGGGCTTTGGTTAAGGAGATTGAGAAGCTGCGGTACCAGGTGGAATCATATTGGTATACGAGGGCGAGTAGGCTGGAGTTGAAGGACGGGGATAAGAACACTTTTTATTTCCATCACAATGCGAAACAACGGCGGAAGAGGAATAAAATCGTGGGCATTGAGGATAATGAAGGGTGCTGGtgtgagaaggaggaggaggcggGAAGGGTGATTGATAGC
Protein-coding sequences here:
- the LOC141638145 gene encoding cysteine-rich receptor-like protein kinase 44, which encodes MYGEWINPFQCPRRASLGWESRFRIIIGVSKAVLYLHEDSRFKIIHRDLKPSNILLDHQLNPKVSDLGLARLFNDDQSQSDTNGIVGTPGYMAPEYARQGKISAKFDVYSLGIVILEIVSGQRNGFSDQQSDEEGCKSTKMETYFHRSLLEYKEEVKGGMIVSELHFISDGLLYSKYKIDDIPSDL
- the LOC141638146 gene encoding uncharacterized protein LOC141638146, whose protein sequence is MDAFRETMDVCGFHDLGFRGNKFTWQMGLHMRTFVREKLDRVIVTEEWGLFFPRTAVSTYSLYVSDDAAFLLDEGRGGRVGHRGFKFEPFWAADEGYGSVVKEAWDKEGIGGVAEKVQRVAGELKSWAKVQFGDAKRRLKEKEDELGRW